The proteins below are encoded in one region of Nitrospira sp.:
- a CDS encoding 3-hydroxy acid dehydrogenase: protein MKVAVLGTGLMGRAIAERFLACRRPVVVYNRTTAKTAPLAALGAEVADTPDDAIRHASYVLLLLSDAEAIRSLLPLHDRPETIRHRVLIQMGTIGSSESRDLERAVVNSGGEYLEAPVLGSLAEAKAGELLVMVGGTRDQFDRCRDVLSVLGKRPQLIGPVGHAASLKLALNQLIASHIAAFSLSLGYLDRAGVSIDAFRTILGESALTAPMFEKKYPRLAARRYDTPNFSVRHLLKDVRLFLREAQVAGLDTRSLDNVPTLLDAAIDLHRGDEDYSAVYEAINPAPKGPSG from the coding sequence ATGAAGGTGGCGGTACTCGGCACGGGCCTGATGGGACGGGCAATCGCCGAGCGATTCCTGGCCTGCCGCCGTCCTGTCGTCGTGTACAATCGGACCACCGCTAAAACAGCGCCGCTCGCCGCACTCGGGGCCGAGGTCGCGGACACTCCGGACGACGCGATACGACACGCTTCGTATGTGCTCCTCCTTCTCTCCGATGCCGAGGCTATTCGGTCACTGTTACCGTTACACGACCGGCCGGAGACGATCCGACATCGCGTGCTGATCCAGATGGGCACCATCGGGTCGTCCGAGAGCCGGGACTTGGAGCGTGCCGTCGTGAATTCCGGGGGCGAGTATCTTGAAGCGCCGGTGCTGGGAAGCCTTGCCGAAGCCAAGGCTGGTGAGTTGCTCGTGATGGTTGGGGGAACGAGAGACCAGTTTGATCGGTGCAGGGACGTGTTGTCTGTTTTAGGAAAGAGGCCGCAACTGATTGGCCCCGTCGGGCACGCGGCGAGCCTGAAATTGGCACTCAATCAATTGATCGCCTCCCACATCGCCGCATTCTCCCTCAGTCTCGGCTACCTCGATCGGGCCGGCGTGTCGATCGACGCGTTTCGAACGATTTTGGGGGAGAGTGCGCTCACGGCGCCGATGTTCGAGAAGAAATACCCTCGGCTCGCAGCCCGTCGATACGACACCCCGAATTTCTCGGTGCGGCATCTGCTCAAGGACGTGCGCTTGTTTCTGAGGGAGGCGCAGGTCGCCGGGCTCGATACACGAAGTCTCGATAACGTGCCGACGCTCTTGGACGCGGCTATAGACCTGCATCGAGGGGACGAAGATTATTCGGCTGTGTACGAAGCGATCAATCCGGCGCCGAAGGGACCGTCCGGATAG
- a CDS encoding ATPase: protein MRAETAKTWLSWSSGKDSAWCLHVLRQRIDVTVVGLVTTVNREARRVAIHGVRETLVQAQADALGLPLIAVPLPQPCSNQEYEAAMEDVWSRACEEGVTHIAFGDLFLDDIRRYRETQLQPTGLTPLFPIWGLDTGGLARRMVASGLQAVVTCVDSRRLDASFAGRSFDHSFLDDLPEGVDPCGERGEFHTFAFAGPIFERALPIIAGERVERDGFVFADVRPREVS, encoded by the coding sequence ATGCGCGCTGAAACAGCGAAGACCTGGTTATCCTGGAGCAGCGGAAAAGATAGCGCCTGGTGCTTGCACGTGCTCCGGCAGCGAATCGACGTCACGGTGGTAGGGCTGGTGACCACGGTCAACCGGGAGGCTCGCCGGGTCGCCATCCATGGCGTGCGAGAAACATTGGTGCAGGCGCAGGCGGATGCGCTGGGCCTTCCCTTGATCGCCGTGCCGCTCCCGCAACCGTGCAGCAATCAGGAGTACGAAGCGGCGATGGAAGACGTGTGGTCGCGCGCGTGCGAGGAAGGGGTGACGCATATTGCATTCGGTGACTTGTTTCTGGACGATATCCGCCGCTATCGCGAAACCCAGCTTCAGCCTACCGGCTTGACTCCCTTGTTTCCCATTTGGGGGCTTGATACCGGGGGGCTCGCTCGGCGAATGGTCGCCTCTGGGCTGCAGGCCGTCGTGACGTGCGTGGATTCACGAAGGTTGGACGCCTCCTTTGCCGGACGGTCCTTCGATCACTCGTTTCTTGACGATTTGCCGGAAGGGGTAGACCCGTGCGGCGAGCGGGGAGAATTCCACACCTTCGCGTTCGCCGGTCCGATCTTCGAGCGCGCACTACCGATCATCGCCGGCGAGCGCGTGGAGCGTGATGGGTTTGTATTCGCAGACGTGCGACCACGAGAGGTGTCATGA
- the lon gene encoding Lon protease — protein MSDHEMFATLPILPIKRGVLFPGAMMPLTIGRDRSVAAVEAAVKDEDKTLVIVAQRDPQIETPGQDQLYTIGTKAVIKQAGRGTDGQLHALVQGIDRQVIVKVEQTEPYLLGKIRALPIPGESSAESDALVRAITDTTGELLKLVQPSSLNEMLISLGQEADPVLLAYRAASVLNLTLSEEQSLLEADTKLNLYRAIYAALTREVQILTLRNKIATEAQETIGKNQREYILREQLKAIQRELGEQEDDDSDVAELRKRIKEADLPETVRKEAERDLGRMSKLPPASGDHQVLRSYLELVLELPWMRSSEDSLDLARVRQVLDEDHHGIHEVKERIVEHLAVLKLNPTAKAPILCLVGPPGVGKTSLGQSIARALGRRFERFSLGGVHDEAELRGHRRTYVGAMPGGIVQALRRASVNNPVLMLDEIDKMGRDFRGDPAAALLEILDPAQNHTFRDHYLDLPLDLSKILFVTTANTLDPISQPLLDRMEVIRLPGYSEREKMAIADRYLWPRRVKEAGLDPGRIRLATDVLPEVISKYTREAGVRQLEQQLGKLTRKIALAIAESPSDEDSKAMEVTVDRVREWLGIERFTPEEIRKDLPAGVATGLAWTPTGGDVLYIETTLLPGSHDLTLTGQLGDVMQESARAARSYLWSHAESMGLDISRFKRNGVHIHVPSGAIPKDGPSAGVTMVTALASVYNGVPVRRDTAMTGEISLSGLVLPVGGIKEKVLAAHRAGIRRIILPKANEKDLKDVPTEVRQELTFVPVEQASDVLQAAFQCPGESGPAFGAGSADEHEHVVASH, from the coding sequence ATGTCGGATCATGAAATGTTTGCGACCTTGCCGATACTCCCGATCAAGCGCGGTGTGCTGTTTCCCGGCGCCATGATGCCGTTGACGATCGGGCGCGACCGTTCTGTCGCCGCAGTCGAAGCCGCCGTCAAAGACGAGGACAAGACGCTGGTGATCGTGGCTCAGCGCGATCCTCAAATCGAAACCCCGGGACAAGACCAATTGTATACAATCGGCACCAAGGCGGTGATTAAGCAGGCTGGCCGTGGCACCGATGGACAACTTCACGCCCTCGTGCAGGGGATCGATCGTCAGGTGATCGTGAAAGTCGAGCAGACCGAACCCTATCTCCTTGGCAAAATCCGTGCGCTGCCCATCCCAGGCGAATCCAGTGCGGAGAGCGATGCGCTCGTGCGTGCGATCACCGACACGACGGGAGAGTTGCTGAAACTCGTTCAGCCTTCCAGCCTCAACGAGATGCTCATCTCGCTGGGTCAGGAGGCAGACCCCGTCCTGCTCGCCTATCGCGCGGCTTCCGTCCTGAACTTGACGCTTTCGGAAGAGCAATCGCTGCTCGAGGCCGACACGAAACTAAACCTGTATCGGGCCATTTACGCCGCGCTGACCCGTGAAGTACAGATTCTGACCCTCCGAAACAAGATCGCAACCGAAGCGCAGGAAACGATCGGCAAGAATCAGCGCGAATACATCCTCCGCGAACAACTCAAGGCGATTCAACGGGAGTTGGGGGAACAGGAGGACGACGATAGCGATGTGGCTGAACTGCGAAAGCGGATCAAGGAAGCGGACCTTCCGGAAACCGTGCGCAAGGAAGCCGAGCGAGACCTGGGACGGATGAGCAAGCTGCCACCTGCGTCCGGGGATCATCAGGTGTTACGGAGCTATCTGGAACTCGTGCTCGAGCTGCCATGGATGCGCTCCTCGGAAGATAGCCTCGACTTGGCACGCGTCCGGCAGGTGTTGGATGAGGACCATCATGGGATCCACGAGGTGAAGGAGCGGATCGTCGAACATCTCGCGGTGTTGAAGCTCAACCCGACGGCCAAGGCGCCGATTCTCTGCCTGGTCGGACCTCCGGGGGTGGGCAAGACGAGCTTGGGGCAATCCATCGCCCGCGCGCTGGGACGACGCTTCGAGCGCTTCAGTCTCGGCGGGGTCCACGATGAGGCGGAGTTGCGCGGGCACCGGAGAACCTACGTGGGCGCGATGCCCGGAGGCATCGTCCAAGCACTCCGTCGCGCCAGCGTCAACAATCCTGTCCTCATGCTGGACGAGATCGACAAGATGGGGCGCGACTTCCGGGGCGACCCGGCCGCGGCGCTCCTGGAAATTCTTGATCCGGCGCAAAACCACACGTTCCGGGATCACTATCTGGACCTTCCGTTAGACCTGTCGAAGATCCTGTTCGTGACCACGGCCAATACGCTGGACCCCATCTCGCAGCCCCTGCTGGACCGGATGGAGGTCATACGTCTCCCAGGGTACAGCGAGCGCGAAAAAATGGCGATCGCGGATCGGTACCTGTGGCCGCGTCGCGTGAAAGAAGCCGGGCTGGACCCCGGCCGCATTCGACTCGCCACCGACGTTCTCCCCGAAGTGATTTCCAAGTACACGCGGGAAGCAGGGGTTCGACAACTCGAGCAACAGTTGGGCAAGTTGACTCGCAAGATCGCCCTTGCCATCGCTGAATCACCGTCGGACGAAGATTCCAAGGCGATGGAGGTCACGGTGGACCGTGTCCGAGAGTGGCTTGGCATCGAACGCTTCACGCCCGAGGAGATCCGCAAGGACTTGCCGGCCGGCGTGGCGACGGGGTTGGCCTGGACGCCGACCGGGGGCGACGTGCTGTACATCGAGACGACGTTGTTGCCGGGAAGTCACGACCTCACGCTCACGGGCCAATTGGGCGACGTGATGCAGGAATCGGCACGAGCGGCGCGCAGTTATCTCTGGTCGCATGCCGAGAGCATGGGATTGGATATTTCCCGTTTCAAGCGAAACGGGGTCCACATCCATGTCCCTTCCGGCGCGATCCCGAAGGACGGACCATCGGCTGGCGTCACGATGGTGACGGCTCTGGCCTCCGTGTATAACGGAGTCCCGGTCCGTCGCGACACCGCGATGACCGGAGAGATCAGCCTCAGCGGATTGGTACTGCCGGTGGGGGGCATTAAGGAAAAGGTACTGGCGGCACACCGCGCCGGCATCCGCCGAATCATTCTGCCGAAGGCGAATGAGAAGGATCTCAAGGACGTTCCGACGGAAGTTCGACAGGAATTGACCTTCGTACCGGTCGAACAAGCTTCTGACGTCTTGCAGGCGGCATTTCAATGTCCCGGGGAGAGCGGCCCGGCCTTCGGAGCCGGGTCGGCGGACGAGCACGAACACGTCGTGGCGTCGCACTAG
- a CDS encoding ADP-ribose pyrophosphatase, with translation MCDSCQAIHYENPKIVAGCIPEWSGQILLCRRAIEPRAGFWTFPAGFMEMGESTEQAACRETLEEATATVEQCRLYSLVSMPRIGQVYVVFRAQLVSPEFSPGSESLEVNLFHPDKIPWDQLAFMVVAQILRRYVQDTANGDYSLYVDNVL, from the coding sequence GTGTGCGATTCCTGCCAGGCCATCCATTACGAGAATCCCAAGATCGTCGCCGGCTGCATTCCCGAATGGTCGGGGCAGATTCTACTCTGCCGACGGGCGATCGAGCCTCGAGCTGGATTTTGGACCTTTCCCGCCGGGTTCATGGAGATGGGCGAGAGCACCGAACAGGCGGCGTGCCGTGAAACGTTGGAGGAGGCCACGGCCACCGTGGAACAATGCCGGTTGTACTCTCTCGTCAGTATGCCTCGCATCGGCCAAGTTTACGTGGTCTTCCGCGCCCAACTGGTCTCACCGGAGTTCTCGCCGGGATCGGAAAGTCTCGAAGTCAATTTGTTCCATCCCGATAAGATTCCCTGGGATCAATTGGCGTTTATGGTCGTCGCCCAGATTCTTCGTCGGTACGTCCAGGATACAGCCAACGGAGACTATTCACTGTACGTCGACAATGTCCTGTAA
- a CDS encoding NUDIX hydrolase: MDSTDSMTDALGSATEIVYVAAGVVQQDGRYLIAKRPRGTHLEGLWEFPGGKREPGETMEACLRRELWEELAVRIADPVLLCVLRHEYPEKTVELHFFRCRIVHGEARASAGSELRWATAMELSHYAFPPADRPVIAVLQGAEISAR, encoded by the coding sequence GTGGACTCCACCGACTCCATGACGGACGCCTTGGGATCGGCGACTGAAATCGTGTACGTCGCGGCGGGTGTCGTCCAGCAGGACGGACGCTATCTGATTGCGAAGCGACCCAGGGGCACCCATTTGGAAGGCCTCTGGGAGTTTCCGGGAGGGAAGCGCGAGCCGGGAGAAACGATGGAAGCGTGCCTCCGTCGGGAATTGTGGGAGGAGTTGGCCGTCCGAATCGCCGATCCTGTGTTGCTGTGCGTGCTTCGACACGAGTACCCGGAGAAAACCGTCGAATTGCACTTCTTTCGCTGCCGCATCGTGCATGGAGAGGCACGTGCATCCGCGGGCAGCGAACTACGGTGGGCCACGGCGATGGAGTTGAGTCATTATGCCTTTCCTCCGGCCGACCGTCCGGTCATTGCGGTTCTGCAGGGAGCAGAGATTTCGGCCCGATGA
- a CDS encoding 3'-5' exonuclease, which yields MKIVLDIETVPAPKDEWARIAGVTLVQGEEPAPDLFSQADRESRQHDQEEQYARSAFDGTFSRIVCIGVIFLNDDLEPRGAVCWYGSNEKELLQRFWQRIAKERPSSWITHNGLGFDLPFIKKRSIIHQVKPAVDINLAKFRSEPVYDTMAIWSNWDARGWVKLDTLARALGVEAKSGSGDQVLPMWERGETKEIALYCLHDAYVTYACYARMTFRTPLSREVLLLHYELIETT from the coding sequence ATGAAAATCGTGTTGGACATCGAGACCGTCCCGGCTCCGAAAGACGAATGGGCACGTATTGCGGGCGTGACCTTGGTGCAGGGAGAGGAGCCGGCACCGGATCTGTTCTCGCAGGCGGATCGCGAATCGCGCCAGCACGATCAGGAGGAGCAATACGCCAGGTCAGCCTTCGACGGCACCTTTTCGCGCATTGTTTGTATCGGCGTCATCTTCTTGAACGATGATCTGGAGCCGCGCGGGGCGGTGTGCTGGTACGGTTCGAACGAGAAGGAATTGTTGCAGCGGTTCTGGCAGAGGATTGCCAAAGAGCGTCCTAGCTCATGGATCACCCACAATGGTCTGGGGTTCGATTTGCCCTTCATTAAGAAACGTTCCATCATTCATCAAGTCAAACCCGCCGTGGATATTAATTTGGCTAAATTTCGGAGCGAGCCCGTTTACGACACCATGGCGATATGGAGCAACTGGGATGCAAGGGGGTGGGTCAAGCTCGATACGCTGGCGCGGGCGCTCGGTGTCGAAGCGAAATCCGGCAGCGGCGACCAGGTGCTTCCGATGTGGGAACGGGGCGAAACGAAAGAGATAGCGCTGTATTGCCTCCACGATGCGTACGTGACGTATGCCTGTTACGCACGCATGACCTTTCGCACACCTCTCTCGCGCGAAGTGCTACTCCTGCACTACGAACTGATCGAAACGACATGA
- the miaB gene encoding tRNA-2-methylthio-N(6)-dimethylallyladenosine synthase, with the protein MTMRRFIHIETFGCQMNEYDSELVRSLLKKDGYEFTDDREKADVVLMNTCAIREHAHTRVYGHLAELRAVKKSRPLVVGVLGCMAQSLKSELTDKEPLVDILVGPDGYRHLPKLVEAALDSDEQGFRQKGLAVDLSEYETYNDILPDREPGVNAWIAIMRGCDNFCTFCVVPYTRGRERSRDPQGILEETRRLAEQGHRQVTLLGQNVNSYRYDEWDFARLITHVADTPGIERVRFTSPHPKDFPPPLLDAIAGHPRICKHIHLPLQAGSDRILDLMGRTYSQREFLELTDTIRRKHPGIALTTDIICGFPTETDREFVDTYRTMEQVRFHAAFVFKYSERKNTIAARKYSDNVPDQVKSDRVGRLVQLQKGISLALNQSRIGDTISVLVEGHSKRSLEQWMGRSDDNLTVVWEKSAHAPQDGVQPGQLVDVFVETASVTTLFGRPIRA; encoded by the coding sequence GTGACGATGCGACGCTTCATCCATATTGAGACCTTCGGCTGTCAGATGAACGAGTACGATTCCGAACTCGTTCGAAGCCTCCTCAAGAAGGATGGGTACGAGTTTACGGACGACCGCGAGAAAGCCGATGTCGTATTGATGAACACCTGCGCGATTCGCGAGCATGCCCACACGCGGGTATACGGGCACCTCGCCGAACTGCGGGCGGTCAAAAAATCACGTCCGCTCGTGGTCGGTGTGCTCGGCTGCATGGCTCAGAGCCTCAAGTCCGAGCTGACTGACAAGGAACCGCTGGTGGACATCCTGGTGGGTCCCGACGGGTATCGGCACTTACCGAAGCTGGTCGAGGCGGCGCTTGATTCGGACGAACAAGGATTCCGGCAAAAAGGCCTCGCGGTCGATCTGTCCGAGTATGAGACGTACAACGACATCTTGCCCGATCGTGAACCGGGCGTAAACGCCTGGATCGCCATCATGCGAGGCTGTGATAATTTTTGCACCTTCTGTGTCGTGCCCTACACAAGAGGGCGCGAACGGTCACGCGACCCGCAGGGCATCCTGGAAGAGACTCGACGGCTGGCCGAGCAAGGCCATCGCCAAGTCACACTCTTGGGGCAGAACGTCAACTCGTACCGTTACGATGAGTGGGATTTTGCGCGGCTGATCACCCACGTGGCCGACACGCCCGGCATCGAGCGGGTGCGCTTCACTTCGCCGCATCCGAAGGACTTTCCACCACCGCTCCTCGATGCGATCGCCGGACACCCACGAATCTGCAAGCATATTCATTTGCCTCTCCAGGCCGGCAGCGATCGTATTCTGGATCTCATGGGCCGAACCTACAGCCAACGCGAATTTCTGGAACTGACGGATACGATACGCCGCAAACACCCGGGCATCGCGCTCACGACCGACATCATATGTGGCTTTCCGACAGAGACAGACAGGGAGTTCGTGGATACCTATCGGACGATGGAGCAGGTTCGCTTCCATGCTGCCTTCGTCTTCAAATACTCGGAGCGAAAAAATACCATTGCCGCCCGCAAGTACTCGGACAACGTTCCCGACCAGGTCAAGAGCGACCGTGTGGGCAGATTGGTACAACTTCAAAAGGGGATCTCTTTAGCCCTCAATCAGAGCCGGATCGGGGATACGATCTCCGTCCTTGTCGAAGGGCACAGCAAACGGTCCTTGGAACAATGGATGGGACGGAGCGATGACAATCTGACAGTGGTATGGGAAAAATCCGCTCACGCTCCTCAGGATGGAGTTCAACCCGGCCAGCTCGTCGATGTCTTCGTTGAGACTGCCTCCGTGACGACGCTCTTCGGTCGACCGATCCGGGCGTAA
- a CDS encoding tRNA (N(6)-L-threonylcarbamoyladenosine(37)-C(2))-methylthiotransferase MtaB gives MTSFPRPRASLHTLGCRLSQAETSILADSLRRKGYQVVPFGGETDLLVLNTCSVTENAERDCRYAIRKTLRHSPGAFVAVTGCYAQTGVDQLRAVAGIDLLVGTQYKMRLPDYLPEPNVLRKRPAPEVVHTRSIDREDFTLPGTAYADSTRALLKIQDGCNFMCTFCLIPFARGRERSRALPDLLREASELAAAGYRELVLTGVNIGQYDFDGSGLVDVIRRLEEIPEIERIRISSIEPTTIADDLLAYMGASPKLCRYLHIPIQSADNAILAAMNRRYTADEYHRVIERAEAAIPELGLGTDVMVGFPGEDDAAFARTLAFVEEHPFSYCHVFSYSERPGTAAQKLSEKVPPACIAQRSRLLARLSNRKAAAFHQRYIGKTVSALFEKTVKEGRRHGTTGNFLRVAVPDDGVVANTIRNVVITGLSGETALAELTIPQAAPLAMA, from the coding sequence GTGACCAGCTTTCCACGACCACGCGCGTCGCTGCATACACTCGGCTGCCGTCTCAGCCAGGCTGAGACGTCGATCCTCGCCGATTCGCTGAGACGAAAAGGCTATCAGGTGGTTCCCTTCGGCGGGGAGACCGACCTCTTGGTGCTCAACACCTGCTCGGTTACCGAGAACGCCGAAAGAGACTGCCGGTATGCAATCCGGAAAACGCTCCGCCATTCTCCCGGCGCCTTCGTGGCGGTGACTGGATGCTATGCCCAAACGGGGGTCGACCAGTTGCGGGCCGTGGCAGGCATCGACCTGCTGGTCGGCACGCAGTACAAGATGCGCTTACCGGACTATCTCCCGGAACCTAATGTCCTTCGAAAACGCCCGGCCCCCGAAGTGGTCCACACTCGTTCCATCGACCGGGAGGACTTCACTCTCCCCGGAACAGCCTATGCCGATTCGACACGGGCGTTGCTCAAGATTCAAGATGGGTGCAACTTCATGTGCACTTTTTGCCTGATCCCGTTTGCACGTGGCCGCGAGCGGAGCCGCGCCCTCCCCGACCTGCTGCGCGAGGCGAGCGAATTGGCCGCCGCCGGGTACCGAGAATTGGTCCTTACCGGGGTCAACATCGGTCAATATGATTTCGATGGATCAGGACTGGTTGATGTCATTCGTCGGCTTGAGGAGATTCCCGAGATTGAACGCATTCGCATTTCGTCCATCGAGCCCACCACGATCGCCGATGATCTGCTTGCATATATGGGCGCGTCTCCGAAGCTGTGTCGCTATTTGCATATTCCGATCCAGAGTGCCGACAATGCCATCCTCGCGGCCATGAATCGCCGCTACACGGCCGATGAGTATCATCGCGTGATCGAGCGGGCCGAAGCTGCAATCCCCGAGCTGGGACTAGGCACCGATGTTATGGTCGGATTTCCAGGCGAAGACGACGCGGCGTTCGCCCGCACGTTGGCATTCGTCGAGGAGCACCCTTTTTCGTACTGTCATGTGTTCAGCTATTCGGAGCGACCCGGCACGGCGGCCCAGAAGCTCAGCGAGAAAGTGCCACCGGCTTGTATCGCCCAACGAAGCCGCCTGCTTGCGAGATTGTCGAACCGGAAGGCTGCAGCTTTCCACCAACGTTACATTGGGAAAACCGTGTCCGCTTTGTTTGAAAAAACCGTCAAGGAGGGCCGTCGGCACGGAACGACGGGGAACTTTTTGCGCGTGGCCGTTCCCGATGACGGGGTCGTGGCCAATACGATTCGAAATGTGGTCATCACCGGCTTGAGTGGCGAGACCGCGCTTGCCGAGCTTACCATTCCCCAGGCTGCCCCATTGGCGATGGCGTGA
- the ampG gene encoding AmpG family muropeptide MFS transporter codes for MLTSLANRRIAVMLPLGFASGLPLALTTGTLQAWLSVAGVDLKTIGIFTLVGLPYTLKFLWAPVMDRFVPPWLGRRRGWMLATQITLMVGVAVMAAIDPARWPWWMGLAALVVAFTSASQDIVFDAYRTDTLRPQERGFGAAVWVNGYRLAMIVSAVLALILAERIGWANTYLVMVGFMTIGVAAILTGPEPECAQESPASIQEAFLGPIVEFFHRGFGLQLVLLVALYKIGDAFAGALQTAFFIRGVGFSAADVGYMKGLGIGLTLVGALAGGVGMTRLGLVRSLLIFGALQALSNLSFVLLASAGKSYPLLVFAIASENLTGGMGTAAFVALVMALCHHKYTATQFALLSSVEALGRVLLGRPSADLVDWIGWGPYFLVTFFASIPGLYLVWSLRSEINRAEHVQSSRGAVASEPV; via the coding sequence ATGCTGACTTCCCTCGCTAATCGTCGCATCGCCGTGATGTTACCCTTGGGGTTCGCCTCGGGTCTTCCACTGGCTCTGACGACGGGCACTCTTCAGGCCTGGCTGTCCGTGGCTGGTGTTGACCTCAAAACTATCGGGATCTTCACGCTGGTCGGCCTTCCGTACACGCTAAAATTTTTATGGGCGCCGGTGATGGATCGATTCGTCCCGCCGTGGTTAGGGCGCCGGCGCGGGTGGATGCTGGCCACCCAGATCACCTTGATGGTCGGTGTGGCTGTGATGGCCGCCATTGATCCGGCGCGCTGGCCCTGGTGGATGGGTCTGGCGGCGCTCGTCGTCGCCTTCACCTCTGCCTCCCAAGATATCGTCTTCGATGCCTATCGGACGGATACCCTCCGGCCGCAAGAGCGTGGATTCGGAGCGGCGGTATGGGTCAACGGATATCGTCTTGCGATGATCGTGTCGGCGGTCTTGGCTCTGATACTGGCCGAGAGGATCGGGTGGGCCAACACCTACCTGGTGATGGTGGGATTCATGACGATCGGTGTGGCGGCGATTCTGACTGGCCCGGAACCGGAATGTGCGCAGGAGAGCCCTGCGTCGATCCAGGAAGCATTTCTCGGTCCGATCGTCGAGTTCTTTCATCGCGGCTTCGGACTGCAACTCGTTTTGCTCGTCGCGTTGTACAAGATTGGTGATGCCTTTGCCGGAGCGCTTCAAACGGCGTTTTTCATCCGTGGGGTCGGGTTCTCGGCCGCCGATGTCGGTTACATGAAGGGACTCGGTATCGGCCTCACGTTGGTGGGCGCTTTGGCGGGCGGGGTCGGCATGACGCGACTGGGACTCGTTCGGTCGCTACTCATATTCGGGGCTCTCCAGGCACTGTCCAATCTGTCCTTCGTGCTGCTGGCATCAGCGGGCAAAAGTTATCCGTTGCTCGTATTCGCAATCGCGTCCGAAAATCTCACAGGCGGGATGGGCACGGCTGCCTTCGTGGCGCTGGTCATGGCGCTGTGCCACCACAAATACACGGCGACCCAGTTTGCGCTTTTGTCGTCGGTCGAGGCGTTGGGGCGAGTCCTGCTGGGGAGGCCGTCCGCGGATCTGGTCGACTGGATCGGTTGGGGACCGTACTTCCTTGTGACGTTCTTCGCCTCGATACCGGGCTTATACTTGGTCTGGTCATTGAGGAGTGAGATCAACCGAGCCGAACACGTCCAGTCGTCTCGCGGAGCGGTGGCCTCAGAGCCCGTGTGA
- a CDS encoding amino acid-binding protein produces the protein MPTARQLVVAGQSKPGFLAQVVAVLAEAKVNIKAFSAPEVIGKGHLRILVSDLDKAKAALRSAKIKFRDETALVLSLENRPGALSDVAGVLRKARINIKCGYCTPSREGSRAIVVLTVSNTVKALTLLRGQSLDEF, from the coding sequence ATGCCGACAGCGAGACAATTGGTTGTGGCCGGTCAGAGCAAGCCTGGATTCCTGGCTCAGGTCGTGGCCGTTCTGGCCGAAGCCAAAGTAAATATCAAAGCCTTTTCTGCTCCTGAGGTGATCGGGAAAGGACATCTGCGGATACTGGTTTCCGATCTCGACAAGGCCAAAGCGGCCCTGCGTAGCGCCAAGATCAAGTTTAGAGATGAGACCGCACTGGTCCTGAGTTTGGAAAACCGGCCCGGCGCCCTTTCCGACGTGGCGGGGGTACTGAGAAAGGCCAGGATCAACATTAAATGCGGCTATTGCACTCCCTCCCGGGAAGGCAGTCGTGCGATCGTCGTGCTGACCGTATCGAATACGGTAAAGGCCCTGACACTCCTCCGAGGGCAGTCTTTGGACGAATTCTAA
- a CDS encoding lipoprotein, RlpA family, with product MASWYGPGFHGNQTASGEIYDMNQLTAAHQTLPLGSIAVVRSLTNGRTVTVRINDRGPFARGRVLDLSFAGARALEMVGVGTDKVELRVVAFRGREGALRVQVGSFSELDRARAMLVQLEISHYNARIVRSNGAGGALYRVQVGYYQTEEQAQAAARSLGKLFRIDPLIVREDGL from the coding sequence ATGGCCTCTTGGTACGGGCCAGGATTCCATGGAAATCAGACCGCCAGCGGAGAGATCTACGACATGAACCAACTGACTGCGGCGCACCAGACGCTTCCGCTTGGGTCGATCGCAGTCGTGCGTTCCCTGACCAATGGTCGTACGGTCACGGTTCGGATCAACGATCGGGGGCCTTTTGCCAGGGGCAGGGTGCTGGACCTATCCTTTGCTGGAGCTAGAGCATTGGAGATGGTGGGGGTGGGAACGGATAAGGTCGAATTGCGTGTTGTAGCCTTTCGCGGGAGGGAAGGGGCTCTTCGGGTCCAGGTCGGGTCCTTTTCAGAACTCGATCGGGCGAGGGCCATGCTCGTCCAGCTCGAAATCTCCCATTACAATGCCCGAATCGTCCGCTCGAACGGAGCAGGCGGCGCACTGTATCGAGTACAAGTGGGCTATTATCAGACCGAAGAGCAGGCCCAAGCAGCCGCTCGGAGCCTGGGCAAGCTGTTTCGAATCGATCCCTTAATTGTCAGGGAGGACGGTCTATAA